One stretch of Tenacibaculum sp. MAR_2010_89 DNA includes these proteins:
- a CDS encoding DUF350 domain-containing protein, translating into MENLTEYININSLLHSLGYVATAFIIFYLGKIIYKLLNPKINITHELIEKDNFAFILSYVGYFIGLITILGGAIVGESAGFYTDLIHIGVYGIAGVILLHISILISNKLILPKFDIKKEIIEDKNEGTGIIEACIYIANALLLHGALIGESTSLQEGLLTFISYWAIGNFMLIIATKIFTLWINFDVHKHIEKDNVAVGVSFGGAILAIGIIIMNALIDPFIDWTTTLIDVSLQTILGIILLPIMRFLTDKILLPGRKLTDEIINQEKPNIGAGLIEAFAYVGSAILITWSI; encoded by the coding sequence ATGGAAAATCTAACCGAATATATAAACATTAACAGCTTACTACATTCTTTGGGATATGTAGCAACTGCTTTTATAATTTTTTACTTAGGGAAAATAATTTATAAATTATTAAACCCTAAAATTAATATAACACACGAACTTATAGAAAAAGATAATTTTGCTTTTATCCTTTCATATGTTGGGTATTTTATCGGACTTATTACTATCCTTGGAGGAGCAATTGTAGGAGAAAGTGCTGGTTTTTATACTGACCTAATTCATATTGGAGTTTATGGAATAGCAGGGGTCATTTTATTGCATATATCAATTTTAATTAGCAACAAGTTAATCCTTCCAAAATTCGACATTAAAAAAGAGATTATAGAAGATAAAAATGAAGGTACTGGAATTATAGAGGCTTGTATATATATCGCCAATGCATTGTTACTTCATGGAGCTCTTATTGGTGAATCTACTAGTTTACAAGAAGGACTTTTAACATTTATTAGCTATTGGGCAATAGGAAACTTTATGCTCATTATAGCAACAAAAATCTTTACTTTATGGATTAATTTTGATGTACACAAGCACATTGAAAAGGATAATGTAGCGGTAGGTGTTAGTTTTGGAGGAGCCATACTTGCTATTGGGATTATAATAATGAATGCATTAATTGATCCTTTTATTGATTGGACAACAACTCTTATCGATGTTAGCTTACAAACTATTTTAGGAATTATCTTGTTACCAATTATGCGCTTCTTAACAGACAAAATATTATTACCTGGAAGAAAATTAACTGATGAAATCATTAATCAAGAAAAACCAAATATCGGTGCAGGATTAATAGAAGCATTTGCTTATGTTGGTTCAGCTATATTAATTACATGGAGTATCTAA
- a CDS encoding S-adenosylmethionine decarboxylase family protein: MNTDYKHIQANIYNFQEWISETNPEILKTSFENLLQQSKFTLLAFNEHHFEQQGYTCFWLLGESHLAIHTFPESNKTYIELSSCNQEKLNVFKNLMQA, encoded by the coding sequence ATGAACACTGACTACAAACACATACAAGCCAATATATATAATTTTCAAGAATGGATTTCTGAAACTAATCCTGAGATTTTAAAAACGAGTTTTGAAAATTTATTACAACAAAGTAAATTTACTTTATTAGCTTTTAACGAACATCATTTTGAACAACAAGGATACACCTGTTTTTGGCTACTAGGAGAAAGTCATTTAGCCATTCATACGTTTCCTGAGAGTAACAAAACCTATATAGAACTTAGTAGCTGTAATCAAGAAAAATTGAACGTATTTAAAAACTTGATGCAAGCATGA
- a CDS encoding DUF4178 domain-containing protein, giving the protein MGFFDLFKNNKEKEEKHYDPTNIKITDLEKGYLLDYDLETWTVTKMSEYDWGNNFFTREFTIESKGKKRFLHIEDDDELIITLSEELKYRKLGTTVTTYIENNGKPPKEISYQDITYYLDEEASGYYRNVEAENWEELISFDYLNEDENKCLTIEQWDENDFEASVGKTLKTFEISNILPSYNE; this is encoded by the coding sequence ATGGGATTTTTTGACCTATTCAAAAACAACAAAGAAAAAGAAGAAAAACATTACGACCCTACAAATATTAAAATAACGGATTTAGAAAAAGGATACTTACTAGATTACGACTTAGAAACCTGGACTGTTACTAAAATGTCTGAATATGATTGGGGTAATAATTTTTTCACTAGAGAATTTACTATAGAATCAAAAGGAAAAAAAAGATTTCTTCATATTGAGGATGATGATGAACTTATTATCACTCTTTCAGAAGAATTAAAATATAGAAAACTTGGTACAACCGTTACAACCTATATAGAAAATAACGGAAAACCACCTAAAGAAATTTCTTACCAAGATATTACCTATTATTTAGATGAAGAAGCTTCAGGATACTATAGAAATGTAGAAGCTGAAAACTGGGAGGAGCTTATTTCTTTTGACTATTTAAATGAAGATGAAAATAAATGTTTAACTATAGAACAATGGGATGAAAATGATTTTGAAGCCAGCGTTGGAAAAACACTTAAAACATTTGAAATTAGTAATATTTTACCATCATATAACGAATAA
- a CDS encoding polyamine aminopropyltransferase, with protein sequence MEYLKNNSFILKSAIFATGFAGIVAEYVLSTLATYFIGNSVFQWTMIVSLMLFCMGLGSRLSKRFTKNLIRNFLLLELALSLIVAFSSVLVYTLAAVSSYYDAVIYFLSMLVGLLIGLEIPLVVRINKEYEDLKTNISSILEKDYYGSLLGGVFFAFIGLPILGLTYTPFILGFINFFVACLVFYRFKGKMIKNQLKSMLAMISIVLITLIMGMSFTDTIITWGEQKKYKDKIVYSTQSKYQKIVLTEWKDEHWLYLNGNLQFCSIDEEMYHEPLVHPIMQLHPNPQKILILGGGDGCAVRELLKYPSVDKIDMVDLDPNMTELGKSSPILININEGSMNSEKLKIYNKDAYVHLEQDNQSFYDVIIIDLPDPRSVELGRLYSHEFYTLCKRKLRPHGLIITQSGSPYFATKAFQCIDLTMQSAGFTTVPMHNQIISMGEWGWIIGTKNKDVSKEKFKQKLRNLQFSSVSTKWINKEAMLLITSFGKKDFFNIGTNKVEVNKIQNPVLYQYYLKGNWDLY encoded by the coding sequence ATGGAGTATCTAAAAAACAATTCATTTATTCTAAAATCGGCCATTTTCGCTACAGGTTTTGCCGGAATTGTAGCTGAATATGTGCTATCAACTTTAGCTACATATTTTATTGGAAATTCAGTTTTTCAATGGACAATGATTGTTTCTTTAATGCTATTTTGTATGGGATTAGGAAGCAGACTTAGTAAAAGGTTTACTAAGAACTTAATTAGAAATTTTCTATTACTTGAATTAGCTTTATCACTAATTGTTGCTTTTTCATCTGTATTAGTGTATACACTAGCAGCAGTATCATCATACTATGATGCAGTTATCTATTTTTTAAGTATGCTTGTTGGTTTACTAATTGGTTTAGAAATCCCTTTAGTTGTAAGAATTAATAAAGAATATGAAGATTTAAAAACTAACATTTCTTCAATTTTAGAAAAAGATTATTACGGAAGTTTATTAGGTGGAGTATTCTTTGCTTTTATAGGCTTACCTATACTAGGACTCACCTATACTCCTTTTATTTTAGGGTTCATTAATTTTTTTGTAGCCTGTTTAGTGTTTTATCGCTTTAAAGGTAAAATGATAAAAAACCAATTAAAATCAATGTTAGCTATGATAAGTATTGTTTTAATTACACTTATCATGGGAATGAGTTTTACTGACACAATTATTACCTGGGGTGAACAAAAAAAATATAAAGATAAAATTGTTTATTCAACCCAAAGTAAATATCAAAAAATTGTGCTAACTGAATGGAAAGATGAACATTGGCTATACTTAAATGGAAACTTACAATTTTGCTCAATAGATGAAGAAATGTATCATGAACCTTTGGTACACCCAATTATGCAACTACACCCAAATCCTCAAAAAATACTAATTCTAGGAGGAGGTGATGGATGCGCTGTAAGAGAACTACTAAAATATCCTTCAGTTGATAAAATTGATATGGTAGATCTTGACCCTAACATGACTGAACTTGGAAAAAGCAGTCCAATTCTTATCAACATTAATGAAGGGTCAATGAATAGTGAAAAACTTAAAATTTACAACAAAGATGCTTACGTGCATCTAGAACAAGACAATCAATCTTTCTACGACGTTATTATCATAGATTTACCTGATCCAAGAAGTGTTGAATTGGGCAGACTTTATTCTCATGAATTTTATACATTATGCAAACGTAAATTAAGACCTCATGGATTAATCATCACACAATCTGGTAGTCCTTATTTTGCAACCAAAGCTTTTCAATGTATTGATTTAACAATGCAATCTGCAGGTTTCACTACAGTTCCAATGCACAATCAAATTATATCTATGGGAGAATGGGGATGGATTATAGGAACAAAAAACAAAGATGTTTCTAAAGAGAAATTTAAGCAAAAACTTCGAAACCTACAATTTTCATCAGTATCAACAAAATGGATTAATAAGGAAGCTATGTTACTAATCACTTCTTTTGGTAAGAAAGATTTTTTTAATATTGGCACAAATAAAGTTGAAGTTAATAAAATTCAAAACCCAGTATTATATCAATATTATTTAAAAGGAAATTGGGATTTATACTAA
- a CDS encoding peptidase, whose protein sequence is MFFSEIKSNYNEDISILIKPDNHPWNYICECGDASNLTVKEIQNTNAVFISHTHIDHFVNFDAIIRHQIGTQRRILICGPKNIAKQVQNRIKSYTWNLIEKDAIIYEIREMISDNEIHIYEIEPPVWELKKTSIKHNNILFEENNFIVTGILLNHKTPSLSYKFKEKDTLKINLKNSNFKGGKWVNDLKNAFLKKEETVAINIEGKNYESKDLFHLLHTQEGDSIGVIMDHAANFENHSKIKKHFFQSNKIYIECFYKNEDKEYAHLNYHSYSEKSGEIMNASKINEAIPVHFSRKYNEQQIEEIISEFKTVFKN, encoded by the coding sequence ATGTTCTTTTCTGAAATAAAAAGTAATTACAACGAAGATATCTCTATCTTAATAAAACCAGATAATCACCCTTGGAATTATATTTGTGAATGTGGTGATGCTAGTAACTTAACCGTAAAAGAGATACAAAATACGAATGCGGTTTTTATTAGTCATACCCATATAGATCACTTTGTAAACTTTGACGCTATCATAAGACATCAAATAGGTACACAAAGAAGAATTCTTATCTGTGGCCCTAAAAATATAGCTAAACAAGTTCAAAATAGAATAAAAAGTTACACTTGGAATTTGATTGAAAAAGATGCTATTATTTACGAAATACGTGAAATGATTTCTGACAATGAAATTCATATCTATGAAATAGAACCTCCTGTATGGGAACTTAAAAAAACTTCTATTAAACATAACAACATTCTTTTTGAAGAAAATAACTTTATAGTAACTGGAATATTGCTTAACCATAAAACACCTTCTCTAAGCTATAAATTTAAAGAAAAAGACACACTTAAAATCAACCTTAAAAACAGTAATTTTAAAGGAGGAAAATGGGTAAATGATTTAAAAAACGCTTTTCTAAAAAAAGAAGAAACCGTTGCTATAAATATTGAAGGTAAAAACTATGAATCTAAAGATTTATTTCATTTACTACACACCCAAGAAGGAGATTCGATAGGAGTTATTATGGATCATGCTGCTAATTTTGAAAATCATTCTAAGATTAAAAAGCATTTTTTTCAATCTAATAAAATATACATAGAATGTTTTTATAAAAATGAAGACAAAGAATATGCTCACCTTAATTATCATAGCTACTCAGAAAAATCAGGAGAAATAATGAACGCATCTAAAATAAATGAGGCAATACCTGTACACTTTTCTAGAAAATATAACGAACAACAAATAGAGGAAATTATTTCAGAATTTAAAACAGTTTTCAAAAACTAA
- a CDS encoding M36 family metallopeptidase, producing the protein MKKNYLFVVLLLICQTNFSQTQTPKNLGLIQQHFNDLQKARKTTSLDYAEWKVTSTASSLKKGLTHYYLTQYYNGIPIVNGTYNLSIINNKVNYSKNQFVNDIKIKTSKQKSISITETQAINEVIRAHKLTSAKLVKTMRKSKGDDLVEFKNSGITEDNEPILVKKVYFLHEGELRLCWNVNLYEKGGKNWWNSYVDASSNKIISESNWVITCNFDTHHGHDSHTTHDSSEFFNSNKESSTPYLKESSMLAPDSYNVYAMPLINPDDGGRTVVTNPANSVASPYGWHDTNGVAGAEHTITRGNNVWAQEDANGNNGTGASPSGGSSLDFNFPVNLTQAPSTYRDASTTNLFYWNNIMHDVWYQYGFDEASGNFQENNYGKGGAGSDSVNADSQDGGGTNNANMATPTDGGNARMQMYLWTRTNPNRDGSFDNMIIAHEYGHGISTRLVGGRNANVLGGSEQMGEGWSDWFGLMLTMKAGDKGTDRKGVGTYALGQALDGVGIRPTVYSTDRSVNNTDYADIGGLRVPHGVGYSFASILWDMTWLIIDQEGFDPNFYTGTGGNNVAMALVIEGLKNTASNPGFVSGRDGILQADQDLYGGKYKCLIWKAFAGRGVGEGAVENNNGGSNTNSDQTVSYTNPCDGGNPDPGSCAGDVTSFPFNESFETNLGLWKDATTGDDLNFTRDSGGTPSSNTGPSNAADGFTYLYVEASGNGSGYPNKRAILNSPCLNFGSVANPKLAFQYHMYGSAIATLKVEARKDNTGTWTSVFSKSGDQGNSWKTATIDLGAYANEASVQLRFNVVTGSGNSGWQSDIAIDAISITNGAGDPGGDCTALNFNDFTISPFSNQDSSGNYSIGGSGGSLALTNNTWKYILMNYTVTSNTVIEFEFSSTSEGEIHAVGFENDNNLTSSRYFKVHGTQNYGVTNFDNYVSGTKKYVIPVGSSYTGTMDRLVFINDNDAGSGNNSTFSNVKIYEGSCGTSSINVSEFGIRTDVIGTQDEGVFSSIEVAPNPVKRGELLYLTGNSKNLLNASYSVTNMLGQVLETGKLAGRSIQTDKLKTGIYILTIENKYTKEDKRFIIK; encoded by the coding sequence ATGAAAAAAAACTACCTGTTTGTTGTATTACTTTTAATATGCCAAACAAATTTTTCGCAAACACAAACCCCTAAAAATTTAGGACTGATCCAACAACATTTTAATGATTTACAGAAAGCTCGAAAAACGACATCTTTAGATTATGCTGAATGGAAAGTAACTAGTACTGCGTCTTCCTTAAAAAAAGGATTGACGCATTATTATTTAACACAGTATTATAATGGTATTCCTATTGTAAATGGTACTTATAATTTATCAATTATAAATAATAAAGTTAATTATTCAAAAAATCAATTTGTTAATGATATAAAGATAAAAACATCTAAACAAAAATCAATATCTATAACGGAAACACAAGCTATAAATGAAGTTATAAGAGCTCATAAATTAACTAGTGCTAAATTAGTTAAAACAATGAGAAAAAGTAAAGGAGATGATTTAGTTGAGTTTAAGAATTCAGGAATTACAGAAGATAATGAACCCATTCTTGTTAAAAAGGTATACTTCTTACATGAAGGTGAATTACGTTTGTGCTGGAATGTTAATTTATATGAAAAAGGAGGTAAAAACTGGTGGAATAGTTACGTAGATGCTTCTTCAAATAAAATTATATCGGAAAGTAACTGGGTTATAACTTGTAATTTTGACACTCATCATGGTCATGATTCTCATACAACTCATGATTCTTCTGAGTTTTTTAATTCAAATAAAGAATCTAGTACTCCATATTTAAAAGAATCTAGCATGTTAGCGCCAGATTCTTATAATGTATATGCAATGCCATTAATTAACCCAGATGATGGAGGAAGAACAGTTGTTACTAATCCAGCTAATTCTGTAGCATCACCTTATGGGTGGCATGATACAAATGGTGTTGCAGGTGCTGAACATACAATTACAAGAGGTAATAATGTATGGGCTCAAGAAGATGCAAACGGAAATAATGGCACTGGAGCTTCTCCAAGTGGAGGTTCTAGTTTGGATTTTAATTTCCCAGTTAATTTAACTCAAGCACCTAGTACTTATCGTGATGCTTCAACTACTAACTTATTCTATTGGAATAATATTATGCATGATGTATGGTATCAATATGGTTTTGATGAAGCTTCAGGAAACTTTCAAGAAAACAACTATGGAAAAGGAGGAGCAGGAAGTGATTCTGTAAATGCTGATTCTCAAGATGGAGGAGGAACTAATAATGCAAATATGGCAACTCCAACAGATGGAGGTAATGCAAGAATGCAAATGTATTTATGGACTAGAACAAATCCTAATAGAGATGGTTCATTTGATAATATGATTATTGCTCATGAATATGGACATGGTATTTCTACAAGATTAGTAGGTGGAAGGAATGCGAATGTGTTAGGAGGATCTGAACAAATGGGTGAAGGTTGGTCTGATTGGTTCGGATTAATGCTAACCATGAAAGCTGGTGATAAAGGAACTGATAGAAAAGGAGTTGGTACTTATGCGTTAGGTCAGGCTTTAGATGGAGTAGGAATTAGGCCAACGGTGTATTCAACTGATAGATCTGTGAATAATACAGATTATGCTGATATAGGCGGATTAAGAGTACCGCATGGAGTTGGTTATAGTTTTGCTTCAATATTATGGGATATGACTTGGTTGATTATAGATCAAGAAGGTTTTGATCCAAATTTTTATACCGGTACTGGAGGTAATAATGTTGCAATGGCTTTAGTTATAGAGGGTTTAAAAAATACAGCAAGTAATCCTGGTTTTGTATCAGGTAGAGATGGTATTTTACAAGCTGATCAAGATTTATACGGAGGAAAATACAAATGTTTAATTTGGAAAGCTTTCGCAGGTAGAGGAGTTGGAGAAGGAGCTGTAGAAAATAATAATGGAGGTAGTAATACTAACTCTGATCAAACAGTATCGTATACCAATCCATGTGATGGAGGTAATCCAGATCCAGGAAGTTGTGCTGGAGATGTTACTTCGTTCCCTTTCAATGAAAGTTTTGAAACTAATTTAGGCTTATGGAAAGATGCAACCACTGGAGATGATTTAAACTTTACAAGAGATTCTGGAGGAACTCCTTCAAGTAATACTGGACCAAGTAATGCAGCTGATGGTTTTACGTATTTATATGTTGAAGCTTCAGGAAATGGTTCAGGGTACCCTAATAAGAGAGCTATTTTAAATTCTCCTTGTTTAAATTTTGGTTCGGTAGCAAATCCTAAATTGGCTTTTCAATATCACATGTATGGTAGCGCAATTGCGACTTTAAAAGTTGAGGCAAGAAAAGACAATACAGGTACTTGGACATCAGTGTTTAGCAAAAGTGGAGATCAAGGAAATAGCTGGAAAACTGCAACTATTGATTTAGGTGCTTATGCTAATGAAGCAAGTGTACAATTAAGGTTTAATGTAGTTACTGGTTCTGGAAATAGTGGTTGGCAAAGTGATATTGCTATAGATGCAATATCTATTACTAATGGAGCAGGAGACCCAGGAGGTGATTGTACAGCTTTGAATTTTAACGATTTTACTATAAGTCCATTTTCTAATCAAGATTCAAGTGGAAATTATTCTATTGGAGGCTCAGGAGGTTCACTAGCATTAACGAATAATACTTGGAAGTATATTTTAATGAATTATACAGTTACATCTAACACTGTAATAGAGTTTGAGTTTAGCAGTACGTCTGAAGGTGAGATTCACGCAGTAGGATTTGAAAATGACAATAATTTAACTTCTTCAAGATATTTCAAAGTTCATGGAACTCAAAATTATGGAGTAACTAATTTTGATAATTATGTAAGTGGAACAAAAAAATATGTAATTCCTGTAGGTAGTTCTTATACAGGAACCATGGATAGGTTAGTTTTTATTAATGATAATGATGCTGGATCAGGAAATAATTCTACTTTTTCTAATGTGAAAATTTATGAAGGCTCTTGTGGAACATCATCAATTAATGTAAGTGAATTTGGCATTCGAACAGACGTTATTGGTACTCAGGATGAAGGTGTGTTTTCTTCAATCGAAGTAGCTCCGAATCCAGTTAAAAGAGGAGAGCTTCTTTATTTAACAGGAAATAGTAAGAATTTATTAAATGCTTCTTATAGTGTTACGAATATGTTGGGGCAGGTACTGGAAACTGGAAAACTAGCAGGAAGAAGTATTCAAACAGATAAATTAAAAACTGGTATTTATATTTTAACAATAGAAAATAAATATACCAAAGAAGATAAACGATTTATTATTAAATAA
- a CDS encoding endonuclease V: MILAFDTYYFENQAKTVCIQFNNWNSKETTKVYEETLTGISDYIPGEFYKRELPCILSLLKKINLDNCSAIIIDGFVFLDDNKKLGLGGHLYKSLKDNIPVIGVAKNDFKNINTHKTSIVRGTSKKALHITAIGMDVNIAAKKIKEMHGEFRFPDLLKKVDSLGRENLTN, encoded by the coding sequence TTGATTTTAGCATTTGATACCTATTATTTTGAAAACCAAGCAAAAACCGTTTGTATACAATTTAATAACTGGAACAGTAAGGAAACTACTAAGGTTTATGAAGAAACTTTAACTGGTATTTCTGACTATATTCCTGGAGAATTTTACAAAAGAGAATTACCTTGCATTTTAAGCTTACTTAAAAAAATTAACCTAGATAATTGTTCCGCAATAATTATAGATGGATTTGTTTTTTTAGATGACAACAAAAAACTAGGACTAGGTGGACACCTTTATAAATCATTAAAAGATAACATTCCTGTAATTGGTGTAGCCAAAAATGATTTTAAAAATATCAATACTCACAAAACATCGATTGTAAGAGGTACTAGTAAAAAAGCATTACATATTACTGCAATAGGAATGGATGTAAACATTGCTGCCAAAAAAATTAAAGAAATGCACGGAGAGTTTCGTTTTCCTGATTTATTAAAAAAAGTAGACTCACTAGGTAGAGAAAACCTTACAAACTAA
- a CDS encoding TrkA family potassium uptake protein, translating to MSSKQKLIFFILVAGIYNILVYSLYHFESNFENTNINNLADAYWYSIVTLTTVGYGDFYPITFWGRLIGILFVLGSLGVLGYIVTELSLKISEYLKKREMGYFGTDMNNHCIIIGWNAFSKQVADQIIKAEEDLAIVVNKESDLKTIKQLYSDKNCFVLLTDLNDYKALDKIKLKESRRVYISFENDTDTLVYTISLKKRFENINCVVAIENIELKSSFNYLGVQFIIPKNEIVSKFIASYIFEPNVALLTEDLISTSNDKSNLDICETKLSSKHTYINTTYLETFIHLKEKYGITLVALSRKGQLIKNPENHLTLQENDVIIYIANGENKQFIN from the coding sequence ATGAGTTCCAAACAAAAATTAATATTCTTTATACTAGTTGCTGGAATCTATAATATACTAGTATATAGCCTATATCATTTTGAATCTAATTTTGAAAATACTAATATAAATAACCTTGCTGATGCTTATTGGTATTCTATTGTTACATTAACAACTGTTGGTTATGGTGATTTTTATCCTATAACATTCTGGGGAAGACTCATCGGTATTTTATTTGTATTGGGAAGTCTTGGTGTCTTAGGATACATCGTAACAGAATTAAGCTTAAAAATATCAGAATACTTAAAAAAAAGAGAAATGGGATACTTTGGAACAGACATGAATAACCACTGTATAATTATTGGATGGAATGCTTTTTCTAAACAAGTAGCAGATCAAATTATTAAGGCTGAAGAAGACTTAGCAATAGTTGTGAATAAAGAATCTGACTTAAAAACTATTAAGCAATTATACTCTGATAAAAATTGCTTTGTTTTACTTACTGACCTTAATGATTACAAGGCATTAGATAAAATAAAGCTTAAAGAATCAAGAAGAGTTTATATCAGTTTTGAAAATGATACCGACACATTAGTTTATACAATTAGTCTAAAAAAACGATTTGAAAACATTAATTGTGTAGTTGCTATAGAAAACATAGAATTAAAATCTTCTTTCAACTATTTGGGAGTTCAGTTCATTATTCCAAAAAATGAAATTGTTTCAAAATTTATAGCTAGTTATATATTTGAACCTAATGTTGCTTTACTTACAGAAGATTTAATTTCTACTTCTAACGACAAAAGTAATTTAGACATTTGCGAAACTAAGCTATCAAGTAAACATACTTATATTAACACCACTTATTTAGAAACTTTTATTCATTTAAAAGAAAAATATGGTATTACACTAGTAGCACTTAGCAGAAAAGGACAACTCATTAAAAACCCTGAAAACCATCTTACACTTCAAGAGAATGATGTTATAATATATATAGCTAATGGGGAAAATAAACAGTTTATAAATTAG